The Centroberyx gerrardi isolate f3 chromosome 19, fCenGer3.hap1.cur.20231027, whole genome shotgun sequence genome has a segment encoding these proteins:
- the ptpn2b gene encoding tyrosine-protein phosphatase non-receptor type 2 produces MDQEFEDMDSEGRWQNLYIEIRNQSHECSYKVAKYPENRNRNRYRDVSPFDHSRVKLESTENDYINASLVVMEEAQRSYILTQGPLRNTCGHFWLMIWEQKTKAVIMLNRVMEKGSEKCAQYWPTAEEREMAFRDTRFLVKLLSEDTKSYYTTRMLELQNANTGEKREIYHFHYTTWPDFGVPESPASFLNFLFKVRESGSLGADHGPAVVHCSAGIGRSGTFSLVDTCLVLMDKRKDPSSVDIKGILLDMRKYRMGLIQTPDQLRFSYMAVLEGAKYIMGDSSVQKRWQELSREDQEPVSDSPPSSQPQAKCPSERYNGIQRGVPQLEEGGDCRQDGKIPSQSPCKEQELDGSTTHKRRREDSISKSATAKTPQQTKPRINDSEKKRKRAKTSDT; encoded by the exons ATGGACCAGGAATTTGAAGACATGGATTCAGAGGGCCGGTGGCAAAACCTATACATA GAAATCAGGAATCAGTCCCACGAATGCTCCTACAAAGTCGCAAAGTATCCAGAGAATCGCAATCGCAACAGATACAGAGATGTCAGCCCAT TTGATCACAGTCGGGTGAAGCTGGAGAGCACAGAAAATGACTACATCAACGCCAGTCTAGTAGTGATGGAGGAAGCCCAGAGAAGTTACATATTGACTCAG GGCCCCCTCAGGAACACCTGTGGCCACTTTTGGCTGATGATCTGGGAGCAGAAGACCAAGGCCGTCATCATGCTCAACAGAGTCATGGAGAAAGGCTCG gaAAAGTGTGCCCAGTACTGGCCCACggctgaggagagggagatggccTTCAGAGACACACGTTTCCTGGTCAAGCTGTTGTCGGAAGACACCAAGTCCTATTACACCACCAGAATGCTGGAGCTGCAGAATGCTAAC acaggggagaagagagagatctACCACTTTCATTACACCACGTGGCCTGACTTTGGTGTTCCCGAGTCCCCAGCATCCTTCCTAAACTTCCTCTTCAAGGTTCGGGAGTCAGGTTCGTTGGGGGCGGACCACGGGCCGGCTGTGGTGCACTGCAGTGCTGGGATTGGACGCTCAGGGACGTTCTCACTAGTAGACACTTGTCTGGTCCTG ATGGACAAGAGGAAAGACCCATCATCAGTGGACATCAAAGGCATCCTGTTGGACATGAGGAAGTACCGCATGGGCCTGATCCAGACCCCAGACCAGCTGCGCTTCTCCTACATGGCTGTCCTGGAGGGAGCCAAGTACATCATGGGAGACTCATCTGTACAG AAGCGGTGGCAGGAGTTGTCCAGAGAAGACCAGGAGCCGGTGTCTGACTCTCCACCCTCGAGTCAGCCTCAGGCCAAGTGTCCTTCAGAAAGATACAACGGCATCCAGCGGGGCGTTCcccagctggaggagggaggagactgCAGGCAGGACGGCAAAATCCCCAGTCAGTCTCCCTGCAAGGAACAGGAGCTGGACGGCAGCACAACACA CAAGAGACGCAGAGAAGACAGCATCTCCAAATCAGCCACAGCAAAGACACCCCAGCAAACCAAGCCCAGGATAAATGActcagaaaagaagaggaaaag GGCGAAAACCAGCGACACCTAA
- the psmg2 gene encoding proteasome assembly chaperone 2: MFIATENTQPSFKDFTLIMPAVAVGNVGQLAADLIVSTLNMSRAGYIHTDCLIPMAGNNPYTTCREDAEELHTAAEVYTAAEMKVAVLQIRTPIVQTKSKKFRKLLVSWIKASGFSRTVVLSSSHAYQRDDQQLQGAPLRYLVTPTLLKVSGDALKELGWREMERVSAFPGLTDGSAEPRLYIPGGGITKGLFTDSCAEDLPLAVVLLFCSEGDNIPDAFTLVNHLNDWLHLQDKPSQGPSKWKIPTSWRLLFGSGIPPALF; this comes from the exons ATGTTTATCgctacagaaaacacacagcccTCCTTCAAAGATTTCACCCTCATCATG cCAGCCGTGGCTGTTGGTAACGTGGGCCAGCTGGCGGCGGACCTGATCGTGTCGACTCTCAACATGAGTCGGGCGGGCTACATCCACACAGACTGCCTGATCCCCATGGCGGGGAACAACCCCTACACCACCTGCAGAGAGGATGCAGAGGAGCTGCACACCGCTGCAGAAG TGTACACAGCAGCAGAAATGAAGGTGGCAGTTCTTCAGATCAGGACGCCAATTGTTCAG ACAAAATCCAAAAAGTTCCGTAAATTGCTGGTGTCTTGGATCAAAGCCAGCGGGTTTTCCAGGACGGTGGTTCTGTCCAGCAGCCATGCCTACCAGAGGGACGACCAGCAGCTCCAAGG TGCCCCCCTGAGGTACCTGGTCACGCCGACCCTGCTGAAGGTGTCGGGCGACGCCCTGAAGGAGCTGGGCTGGAGGGAGATGGAGCGCGTGTCGGCCTTCCCCGGCCTCACAGACGGCAGCGCAGAGCCTCGCCTCTACATCCCCGGAGGAGGCATCACCAAGGGACTCTTCACAGACAG CTGTGCGGAGGATCTCCCTCTGGCCGTGGTGCTGCTCTTCTGCTCAGAGGGCGACAACATCCCCGACGCCTTCACTCTGGTCAACCACCTCAACGACTGGCTCCACCTGCAGGACAAACCT AGCCAAGGGCCCAGCAAATGGAAGATCCCAACATCCTGGAGGCTTCTGTTTGGCAGCGGCATCCCTCCGGCACTCTtctga